One region of Bacteroidota bacterium genomic DNA includes:
- a CDS encoding SCO family protein, whose product MKLFQSVFVRFFIVGLITLGFMIYAYTILNPEKDETELLPVYGPRNEDSTDHKIASFSFIDQEGKKVTEEDVNGKIYIADFFFTTCQGICPIMSGQMQRVYEHYKGDERIHFLSHSVKPVEDSVPVLAAYAKEHGADAKQWQFLTGDKKELYEMARKSYLVSVTEGNGGPEDFVHTQFFALVDPERRIRGFYDGTDSTEVNKLIDDIHVLLGEPH is encoded by the coding sequence ATGAAATTATTTCAATCGGTCTTCGTTCGTTTTTTTATTGTCGGTCTGATCACACTTGGGTTCATGATTTATGCCTATACTATCCTGAATCCTGAAAAAGATGAAACAGAATTATTGCCGGTTTATGGTCCGCGCAACGAAGACAGCACAGATCACAAAATAGCCTCGTTTTCATTCATTGATCAGGAAGGTAAAAAGGTAACGGAAGAAGATGTCAATGGAAAAATTTATATAGCGGATTTTTTCTTTACCACCTGCCAGGGGATTTGTCCGATTATGTCAGGACAAATGCAAAGGGTGTACGAGCATTACAAAGGGGATGAGCGCATTCATTTTTTATCTCATTCAGTGAAACCGGTGGAAGATTCAGTTCCGGTTTTGGCGGCTTATGCAAAAGAACATGGGGCGGATGCAAAGCAATGGCAATTTCTCACCGGTGACAAGAAGGAGCTCTATGAAATGGCAAGGAAATCGTATCTTGTGAGTGTAACGGAAGGCAATGGTGGTCCGGAGGATTTTGTGCATACACAGTTTTTTGCACTGGTGGATCCGGAGAGAAGGATTCGGGGATTCTATGATGGAACGGATTCAACAGAAGTGAATAAACTCATTGATGACATTCATGTATTACTCGGCGAGCCACATTAA